In a genomic window of Streptomyces koelreuteriae:
- a CDS encoding MarR family winged helix-turn-helix transcriptional regulator, translated as MEPETFPEELADALVGVQRLIRRRLRREMPDPRLRGAEAELLRLVVTRPGIGISDAAKDLGLAANSVSTLVNQLAGAGYLVRERDPADRRAARLLPTPAARTRLDAWRRRRAALVRRHVSRLDDTDRQALLAAIPALRKLADTLHEEAEES; from the coding sequence ATGGAGCCGGAGACCTTCCCCGAAGAGCTGGCCGACGCGCTCGTCGGGGTCCAGCGGCTGATCAGGCGGCGCCTGCGGCGCGAGATGCCCGACCCGCGGCTGCGCGGCGCGGAGGCGGAGCTGCTACGGCTGGTCGTGACCCGCCCCGGGATCGGCATCTCGGACGCCGCCAAGGACCTCGGGCTGGCGGCCAACTCCGTGTCGACCCTGGTCAATCAACTGGCGGGGGCGGGCTATCTGGTCCGCGAGCGGGACCCGGCCGACCGGCGGGCCGCCCGGCTGCTGCCCACACCCGCCGCACGGACACGGCTCGACGCATGGCGCCGGCGGCGCGCCGCCCTCGTACGACGCCATGTGTCCCGCCTGGACGACACGGACCGCCAGGCGCTGCTGGCGGCGATCCCGGCCCTGCGCAAGCTGGCCGACACCCTGCACGAGGAGGCCGAGGAGTCATGA